The Diorhabda carinulata isolate Delta chromosome 4, icDioCari1.1, whole genome shotgun sequence genomic interval TCTTTGTTGTTTTACACAAAACTTGCACAAACAACTGAAATAGGTAATTcactttttaaattaaaaaacacgATCACGAATCGTGCTTCATCAAGTTGGTTAAAACCCTTTTCTTCCAACTTTAGATCCACAATTGCCAGTACGTCAGAAATTGTAGATGATATGCTGAATCGCTACAAGGTTGTCAgattttgtattcaaattacCGAGCGTTCGATGTAATTACAAATTCGATAATAAAATCGGGTATATACGAGGGATATgcgataataataaaaaatgctaATTCGaaagttatatttatttagaaaaaaataattctaattaaaaCATTTGTTTGCACTACATTTTTCGGAGTTTGTTTTCTTGATTTGTAGATCTGTTAATGAAAATTGGTTAGATTataatatatgtatgtataaagaaaaatataccgACCGATTAAATTGTTTCCtattttattagtttgtttCGAAGCAAATTCCATTTCAATCGACTCTATAAACGTCAAAGCTGCGATTCTTCTGAATAAACTATCAACATTTGTtccaatttttgatgaaatagaCCAGTATTCACCATTCAGTTTAGTTGCCATTTTTATAGCacaaatttccatatttttataagcataatttttctataataataaatatatattctatctataaatatctttaaattCACTTACTATCAAATCCTTCTTAGTGCCTACTatgaataaaaaaggaaattttgaaGGAAACGTTTGTGAGGCTTCTTTAAACCATGTTTGACAATTGTATAAACTTTCAGGATTCGTTAGATCGAATACAATTATAACAGCtggaaattataattaaatatatatctttCGTGATAATTTATGTCTCTTTCGattgaaaatcagtttttacatgtttttttaaactgattttctatcaaaacagacctaaaatcacaaaaaataatcacgaaaaactttgaaaacagtttaataagtgaaaatttgaagaaaattgaatatatatctAATTAAGCGGTGAGGTTAGGCAACACATTATACGTATACGTGTAAAAGTGGTTGCGTGatatctatattgaaaaaatgtgctgaaatatttcgaattattagTTTAAACTAAACAATTTTCTGGTATATTACGaaagtaaagtaaaataaatataaaaaataatgaaatattttaatagaaggCTGGAGGTAACAAAAACAGTTATAAAACTCACCGTGTGCGCCTCTGTAATACGATTGAGCTATAGATTTAAATCTTTCTTGACCAGCAGTATCCcaactgaaataattttttttttcaattaattataattcattCACAATTCTGAAGAATTCTAGTTTATgatgtatatattatattagaaCTCACATCTGTAATGAGAATGGtatgttcaaaattttgaaattttcaacttCGAAGTCAACTCCAATAGTTGCtttataatttgaatcaaacatttttcgacaaaatctgaaagaaaaatgattttagtaAAAGAATTGTtcgtttaatataaaaaataatattcatagaCACTACTctatagataattttaaatacaaaagtGTTATACTAGTTGCATAGCGCTTACGTGATTgtacgaaataaaaaaagtagataATTAATggttgaaaaacattaaaaaatcaatgaaaataatgaaattgttttatacCTGTTCACGAGACACGTTTTTCCAACAGCTACATCTCCAAGAACTATCACTTTACTAACTTTTGTATAAGTAGAAGTATAATTTTCTAACAATGTTATAAATTTGTCACTAAATCTTTGACAAACATAAGGAGAACAATTTGTTAAGAAAGGACCTggacaattatttataatacgaTCTTCATTATAACAATCAACAatagacatttttaaaactttcaaataagTTTTGTTTGTATTGTACGAAAACTAAAgttgtttattcaaattaggTTGAATAACCAATCATAATCGGTTGTTAACGACAACTCTAGTCATTAATGTTGTtgatatattgtatatttaagCTTTCAacgataattattataatttttgtttcgattttccTTGTcctaatttgattattttccataCGATTCATAGTCACCGCCAAATTTTGAAGTAAATGTCATTTCCGTCGATCTGTCAATCTGTTTAGGTTACTTAAATTAACTTCCTTTTAGTGAATGTCTCCGTAACATGGCACCTACGAAGCCAAAGTCTGCGGATAAATCCGGTAAGAACACTTTGTTGATtgtgtatttataataataagaataaaataataatatatagatctaatactttattttttaatgttatataCAGTTTTAAGTGTTTAGTTTTTATCATTAAAGTTCGATATTTTTTGGCCACGCGGTGATATCCACAtgttactttttattaaatggaaatatcagttttatcaatttaatcgtttgtattcaatttttgattaatatttaatacgttttaattattattatttctattgatataGTTATATAGGTTAtgttaacaattttaaattttgattttagctGCGAAGAAAGAAGATAAAAAGAAGCCAGCGGCAGCACAAGCGAGTGGTTCTGCTGCTTCGACAAGTTCTAAAACCCCCGCACCAGCTCCAAAAGCCGCGGCAAAAGCGACAGAAAAGAAACCAAAAGCACCAACGACAAAAACACCCGCTGCTGCTCCCAAAACTCCTGCTACTGCATCGAAAACTTCCACTGGGAAAGGTGCAACGGCACCTAGCGCTCCGAAAGCTAAACCTGCAGCTGGTAAAGTTGGAAAGACCGCGGGTAAAGGTGCCGCGAAACCAGCAGCAAAAGCAGGAGCTAAGAAACCAACGGTCGGTAAACCCGCGGTTGCTAAACCCAAAGCTCCAGTTAAAGCTAAGGCCGCAACTTTGCTTAGTAAACCTAAGAAGAATGTTCCTGTTAAGCAACAGAAGGGTTTGGCAAAGAAACCTGCTGCCGGTGCTGCGCAAGTTTCTAAAGCTttgaaaatacagaaaaagGTAAgttctataattaattattaataaaatagtgtttGTGACGATAGTTTTTCTgtaaatttgtgttttttatgtgatttccaactttttttactttattaagCATTTGtgaactttgttttttttttaaagtcgTACTATTTTTTACCCCTCGTAAGTCATTTCTTCAACGTTTTTTGTAAGTTACTCATTTTTGGCTccctatttgaaatttttgagtaaatttgatagtttttgttGCCCTTAAGTCACTATACAAGTGTACTATTAACTTTAATGTTGATTAAAGTGAAatagtattttaaataatttcaattgtgGAATAACCAATTGGATTTTgcttgtttattaataattatgtaattttaGGCACCAGATATacagtatttaatttttttttcaattatattaagTATGGTTATCGTATGGTGCGAAATAAATGAATCTCTTATTTGCAACCCGCCCTTACGAACTACTAAGGGCGTTACTAGTGGAGATcgacattttaatttaaaaatcgtgattaaaaacatcaaaaaatatataaaaaattacgtaTTTAGATAATACTAATAATAGTATGTAACTATGGGGTTTACGATGATGTTAAAACACAttaatttagcgttttcgagatcgcagaatccatttatcgaaatCTCAGATGACGGAAATTAGTACTTCCggttttatgtataaaaatgtCGACTTCCTGTTGGTATTTTTGAATGggatttataaattaataaaaaaggtttcATTTTGTAATAGACTAAAGACATACactaagaaaaaagtgaaaattaattatttcttatgtagttgaatattttaattatgaagaTATTTCTCCCGGAAGTGctaattttagataaaatggACTCCTAACCATCTAAATCGCTAAATCATGATACAAaaccgaaaatattttgaaaatgtcgagttatttttgattgtattccaaatattttatggtgaaacagattttattattaaaatttaatattatttaggTAATCAAAGGTCCTAATGGCACCCATTCTAGAAAAATCCGTACTTCTGTTCATTTTCGCCGCCCCAAAACTCTGAGACCGCCGAGAACCCCCAAATATCCCAGAAAGAGTGTACCCCATAGATCTCGTATGGACGCTTACAATATCATCAAATACCCTTTGACCACCGAAGCTGCGATGAAGAAAATCGAAGATAACAACACTTTGGTATTTTTAGTTCACACTAGGGCGAACAAACATCATATTAAGGCCGCCGTTAAGAAGTTGTACGACATCAATGTGGCGAAAGTGAACAGTTTAATTAGGCCCGATGGTAAAAAGAAGGCGTACGTTCGATTGGCTAGAGATTACGATGCCCTAGATGTTGCCAACAAGATTGGCATCATATAAATGAGAACTcgacttgttttattttttatttcgacgAAAGGAGTTgagaataaagttttttaaggTTTCGgagttgttttatttgaaatccgTGCTTTTATTTTGTTCCCTTATTCCCTTAAATCCCAATTTAACCACTAAAACATGtttttgggaaaattttattatctcaaCCGCCCTCGTAGCTCGATTTCATCCCATTCAAAAAGTTTGCTTTTAAAAAGCCGGTGAATGATcgtaaaaaatcgattttttattatcaaatcgATATATAAAACATCGATTCACAAAATTTTGACAGTTAAATCGATTTGTTTATGAAAGGTGAGTGATTGtagaaaataatagattttttctaCTAGTAATCGAATCATAAAACgtggttttttgaaatttttacatttgaatCATGGAGGTATCGATAAAATCGATTTAACTACTTCCTAAATCTTGTTTACAATAAATAGGTCGATAGATCATGgaaagaaatcgatttttttatcactAATCGAGATTTAAAGATCGATTcatcaaattttgacagataaaaccattttagtatttgtttatgaaaagaGGTGAGTGATCGTAgaaaagaatcgatttttcaCCATTGAAATGCGGTATGT includes:
- the LOC130893053 gene encoding ras-related protein Rab-34-like, with the translated sequence MSIVDCYNEDRIINNCPGPFLTNCSPYVCQRFSDKFITLLENYTSTYTKVSKVIVLGDVAVGKTCLVNRFCRKMFDSNYKATIGVDFEVENFKILNIPFSLQIWDTAGQERFKSIAQSYYRGAHAVIIVFDLTNPESLYNCQTWFKEASQTFPSKFPFLFIVGTKKDLIKNYAYKNMEICAIKMATKLNGEYWSISSKIGTNVDSLFRRIAALTFIESIEMEFASKQTNKIGNNLIDLQIKKTNSEKCSANKCFN
- the LOC130892862 gene encoding 60S ribosomal protein L23a → MAPTKPKSADKSAAKKEDKKKPAAAQASGSAASTSSKTPAPAPKAAAKATEKKPKAPTTKTPAAAPKTPATASKTSTGKGATAPSAPKAKPAAGKVGKTAGKGAAKPAAKAGAKKPTVGKPAVAKPKAPVKAKAATLLSKPKKNVPVKQQKGLAKKPAAGAAQVSKALKIQKKVIKGPNGTHSRKIRTSVHFRRPKTLRPPRTPKYPRKSVPHRSRMDAYNIIKYPLTTEAAMKKIEDNNTLVFLVHTRANKHHIKAAVKKLYDINVAKVNSLIRPDGKKKAYVRLARDYDALDVANKIGII